AGATAAAAAGCCATGTGGAAATAAGTACAAAAATAGCTACCGTGACAAATTATGCAATCCATCTACTCACTAAGTTCTTTGTTGCCTATATAAAAATTATAACCTTTACACATTGCATATAGTCCACCAAAACTTTCTGTGCCCCTCCTGTCTTCAGTTTGGCCACCCAGCCACACATAGACCATCTGACTTTCAacacccttctttctctttatgtaAACTCCAAGTCAAAAGCTGGCCAGCCATGGCAAATAAAATGTTTTCTTGAAGCATGTTaagtgtgcacacacacacacacacacacacacacacacacacacacacacacacacacacacacacacacacacacacacacacacacacacacacacacacacacacacacacacacacacacacacacacacacacacacacacacacacacacacacacacacacactaatggtaGGTCTTTTGCTGACCATactttttgtctcttccttcttaatttttatGCTCAAGTACACTATATTAGTTGAAAAGTGCAGACTGGGGATTTCCCATAGGTGGGATGGAGGTGGTGTGATTTGAATACAAAATACTTATGAGAATTGAGATTAATCAAATTTACTGGGACTGAATATGTACCAAATTGTCAGAAACATGTATGGTGTGCCATACTTCTGGTGGCCACACCTGTCAATTGGCTTAATGATGGAGTGAATAAACTCACCAGATTTGTGTAAACATAGAAAGCACTGCCAAATTTCCATGGCTAAATATaattgaatacaataacactactgttgtttttccttaactttttcaTAGTCATTGCATTACTATGAATATgtaccaattttttttcccattgcaTCATCcaccatccatctatctcttctACTGCAAGTTACTTGCCTCAGTGGTGAAATCAGAGTCAATTACAGCAGCTCCCTGATGAGAGGGTACTATACAATGTGAGATGAAGGCATAGATAAAAATAATCTACTTTAGTGtatagtaaagaagaagaaagaaagaaagaaaaaaaaaaaaaaagagagagagagagagaatctttttaTTACAAGATGTGGTAACAACAATCATTCTGCAGTGTAGAGTTGTCTTTCAATACAAACTGACTGTTGTCCAATACATTATATTCTACAAGAAGATACTaccctgctttccttcctgcaTGCCGTGATGAATGAATACATCATGGATCCTTTCATATGACAgatttttattataataatttGTAAGTACCATGAAAATATCAATATAGAATAGCTGATATTGATGTTAGcaatataagagagaaagagagagagagagagagagaagtttcctTTCAAACGTCTAAGCAATCCTGCATCATTATTTAATGGAACTAGTATTTTCACTGaccttccctcctcatccttcccctaTATCcctattcctttccctcccctcctcacccATTCACTTTTCCAtctcccccttttcccctttgcCTACAAACAGGGGACGGAGTCTGTGCTGCTCACAGAGAGGCGTGGATGTTGATAGAGCCTAAAGGCCCACACCTGGAAAGTGCAAACAATCGCAAACCAGCCGCCCACTGCTcctttgatgatgataataataatgatatgataataataataataataataataataataataataattataataataacaataatgataataataataataataatgataataataataataataataactgataatactaacaataataacaataataataataataataataataataataataataataataataacaataataaaaacaataagtgatgataataataataataataataacaacaacaataattcttataataattataataataataataataatagtagcaataatgctaataataataataatattattattattatttttattattattattattattattattattattattattattaattataataacaacaacaacaacaataaaaaagtaataataataatagtaataaagaataaataataataataataataataataataataataatattattattattattttttattattatcaattataataataataacaacaacaacaaaacaaattataataataataacaataataataatgataataatgataataataataataatattattattatttttattattattattattactactattattattattattattattattattattattattattattaattacaataataacaattattgttattattattattattatcattattattatttttattattattatttttattgttatcaattataataataataacaacaacaacaaaactaattataataataataacaataataataatgataataatgataatgataataataataataataatatttttttttattattattattattattattattatgtgtgtgtgtgtgtgtattgtgtataataataataataataataataataataataataataataataataataataataataataataataataataataataataataataataataataataacgacgacgacgacaacaacaacaacaacaataacaacaataatcattGCTATAATCAAAACTAAGCCGACAATAACAGCGTAGTGTTTGACAGAAGCGTAAAGCAGCAGAAGTGAATATTTATGTAGGATTGTGGTTATTTTTGCGCCTCACGTCCAAAGCCAATTATCTTTGGCGGTGAGACATTGCAGGGAAACCAAGAGTTGTCACCCCGCGCTGTGCAATGCCTCCCCGCGCAGCCTGCCACGCCCACCAGCCTGCTCGCGCCTCCTACCGCCctgatatttattattttttatttacctatctggtttcttatccatcttttttttatatttagcatGGAAAAGAtagcagacagaaaaaaaaaaaaaactgcagaacAAACTTATTTcattgcgacacacacacacacacacacacacacacactgtcatgtCCTTTTCAGTACgtacatacaaaacaaaaacaaaatggcaCTGTCACATACACCTCTACACATATTTAATGTATTTCGCTCATGTCTCTGACTCGTGTcgtatttgcttttcttttttccgatTTTCGTTTCCGTCACAAAGTTTATCTTGTGCATTGTcttacctttcattttttttttcctttttaacaacAGTAATATATCCATGCAATTTCATAATTCGGCGTCACGTGACCTATTTGTCGCGGCGCCACATAAGGAATTCTTTTAATCACTATAGTCACTGGCAACTAAAACATCGGCAGTAAGTTATTATCTTCTATGCAAGCCTTCTTACCCTCTTCTGCGCCATCTGCCCACGACTTGAACTCGACCATTTAAAAGAgaaatttcaaaacatttatcccattaTTTTGGCCAACTCTCTTGATCTAGCTTGTTCGAGGACTAGCATCTCAGTAGGCCTTTTTGTTTGAtagttttttgttgtctttggccagttttcccctcttacataaaaaacaacaacaacaacaacaacaactggcaACAGTCCTCTGTCACTACAATCTAACATTCTCCTCCGGACCCatgaattattttttcttccttatctcctcgtCCGTTCTTTCCAAGAACATAGCCTACAGTCTGTACTGTCTATCAAACTACACATGTTTGTATATCATCCCTCACCCCTGCCATACGTTATTAGTGCAAGTAGTAACTCTAAAATATGAAATTCACAAATGAATTTTTACAACTTAATTGAAATTCGCTTTTATTGTCTACATCTTCCACCTACTTGCCAAACCAGTCATCACatacattttcattttactcttAAACCATGCAttatatgaatatatgtctgtatatgcgcagagagagagagagagagagagagagagagagagagagagagaaagggggagggggtaGTCCTGGCAGTGTTTAAGGCGTAACTCAATGGTGGCGAGGGAAACGGTGCTCTTAACCTTACTCTAGAACTTAAAATCAACCGAACTCACAATAATATTATAGTCATGTATCTTTGCCAGACGTCCCCAAGACATTGCCCCATGCCAAACTATCGTACGAAACCACAAAGGTTGGTTGATTAGACTTCTTTGtctacattgaaaaaaaaaaaagaataaataaataaaataaataaataaataaaaaatagataaaaaaaaacatattacacacacatttcttccaTACCCATCCATGATccatcgccacacacacacacgcacacacacacacacacacacacactgttgttaCGTGAATGGCTGttgatgggaaaaaagaaaaaaaaacgaaagaaaaataggaaaaggaaaatatgccaATATTTACATGATGACTTACCAATTCTATATAAACGAATTCAAAAGCGACACAAGGAAACATCAAGTAAGAAATTTTTGGAAGTTTAAAGAAGCTCGTCTTGACTATGCATAAGGGAACCACAGTTTACAGATACCTGGCAAGAAGAAAAACCGCAGAAGTAATTACCAACAACGTATTATCATTTCAAGACACTGGAAATCAATACAATCAATACAGTCTACATAATGGAGGGCTCAAATGTAAAATTAATGAACTGATTTAATACAAACCTATCTAACGTATAACGCGAATGAGAATGTTGTGTAATTTCCATATCATCTCACCACCAAGGAGCCTCTGGTCACCAGCAACTTTATTCGTATACTCAAGAACATAACACCATACTAATGAATATCAAATAAAGAGCTTATCTTCATCAGTGAGAAAATGGTTAAGCTCGAGTGTTACGTAATCATTGaatactatgagagagagagagagagagagagagagagagagagagagagagagagagagagagacgctcaaGATTGTAATAAAGTAAGCTTTTTAAATGAGGAATCCTAACTTCAGTCTTATATTTTTACTCTAGTGGCAAGTGtgctaaaaaaaaggaaaaaaagttatcggaggtgaaaataataataagacggTGTCTTAAAAATTTAGTGTTTAACCGtatcaaggaaaaaatgaaaggagtatTCAATATTTCTTAAAAATAAAGTAGTTTAAAGTACTAAAGATAATGCGAGGCAAAGACAAGTCTGCATGTGTTTTCTGCACATAAATTTTCGCTATGTTGAAGTCTACAAGCTACTTTGCAATAAAAACCTCCTTTGTCCAGGGAAAAATATTCGGGGCTAAAGCCACGAATGGTCAGCCCTTACTACGACACTTGGAAAGACAGACATGTGTGTTTACAGGACCTTGGTGAATACTACTGTGGAAAGACGGCTCGTACGACactgcaacgtgtgtgtgtgtgtgtgtgtgtgtgtttgtaaaaagTAAAACTTTGGAACGCTTTACTGTGGGCTTAAACGTTTAGATTGGCGCACGGGAGGTTGGTGAAAGGTGTAGGCTGTAGGGAATGATCTATATTGTAGAGGGAAAACACAGGAAACAGTTACAAAGGGGAATTCCTCGTGAGAGAAGAGTTTCGGAAGGAGTATCACATCAGTGAAACTTGATTTGATTATGTAATTCTTTCAAATCAAATATGCACAAAGAGTCTTATTCTGCACATGGTTGTCTTTGATGATGTTTCTGAGACCATGGAATAAATTGCCAGGGGCGCCAAAAGAACTTCAGGCTGTAAGAGCCTGGCCTGGAAATTTCATGTTCAGTAATGAAAAATGTCATGCATGTAATGAacgcgagagaaagagagagagagagagagagagagagagagagagagagagagagagagagtatgtaggtaggtaggtaggtaggtaggtaggtaggtaggtaggtaggtaggtaggtaggtaggtagatagatagatagatagatagatagatagatagatagatagatagatagatagatagataaagaacagCAATACATACTTAACATAGGCGCCTGAAGTGGCGACTACTACTGTATTGGTCCACATCACAGCATGGCCATGGTAAggtaggaagagagatgaagctTTCCTGCACCTCCCTCCAGAAATACTACTTACCTGAACCACGTGAAGGCGTCTCTGTTTATCGCGGCCTGACATCCTGGTGAGTTAGAGCGATGCTGGGTGCCGTGATCGCTTCGTCCGGCACCTTCACGCCATTAATCTAGTGTGGAGAAGAGATAggaacataaataaaacaaaacaagataacGAAGAAAAGTGCCAGATAcatatatagtatttttttcctatcaacCTGAAACCAACACTAATAAGAAAACTGATGAAACCAAGTGATAAAGCGGTCGTGTTTCTTTCTTGTGCCACACATTGAAACTGTGGAAGACAAGACGACACCACGCCAATTTACGGCGCCACACGACCCTCAGCACACGTGGCTTCTGGCCTATCAACAGGTACACACACTCCTCTCGGCATACGCCCCTGCTGCAGCACAAATAGCCCGCCAAGAATTAACTCCAGACGAATGGACACCCGTGCAACTCTGGCATGAcccccaccatctctctctctctctctctctctcttggatctAAAAGCGTCTGGTGTTGCTCCAAGATGTTCAGCCTCAGCAGCTCCACGCCCCTTTGCTTGGGGTTGGGCTGAGAGAAGACTATTGAGCTTATAATTTCTCTCGCCGTTTCCTTCTGCGGAAAAGCTGCGGCAACCTATAGGTAGCATACAGGAGGCACGTATGTACGATCAGGGACGATGTAAATCACGTCAGTTTGATCTTCATTCCATTAGAAACTACTttaaactctttcttcttttctagtggatgaaaatgaaaaatattttacttccttcattttctttttttgtgcacTGGGTCAGTCTGCATATAATGTAAGAAAAAGTTTAgtctgcttttatttttctatattcttttctaagaggaagaggaaaaaaaaagcttagtcTGTTCTAATTCTTGAAATGATCAAAGaagaagggagtgaggaagggaggccaTCCGGAAGGAAAGCTCACAGTGGAAAGACATGAGTAACTTGAAAAGAGGTTTAAAATGGCTATAAAGttataatcgtgtgtgtgtgtgtgtgtgtgtgtgtgtgtgtgtgtgtgtgtgtgtgtgtgtgtgtgtgtgtgtgtgtgtgtgtgtgtgtgtgtgtgtgtatgtgtgatggagggagggagagaggagaacatGTAACAATAAGAATGCAGTAAGTTCACCGCCAACCCATAcaactaataaaataattttcTCCATTGCTTTACATCATGAATATTGTATAACAGGGAGAGGCTATCAGGGTGTTAAATAGGTACGTGCACTTCCCTACACTACAACGCACATATGCTACTGTGATGTATCGAGTAACAGCTGGGGTGTTGATCTAGGTCACTCACTTGACAGATGAATCAGGGTTGTTACCAGCACGTGTCAGTTTCACAGGTGAGACTTGCAAGAACTGTCTGACAGGTAATATACTGGTTCTAATGGCATACTGCGCACCTTTTTGCTCCTGGCACGTATTCAAATGCcctttaaaaaaataatgagtgaaagaatTCATAAGCAATTTCCTGGACCTTACTCAGAGTTGGCAGGAGGCGCGGGGCCTAAAATATACCCGGGAAGTGGCGAGGTTtgagggtggtgggtggtgcgcGCATCCCAGTATAAAGAcacacccttcctctctttccttagtCGACGGCTTGCTATCGTGGTGACGGACGTCGCTCAGTGACCCGGTGAATTTAGATCAGACACCGCAATGTCTTCAGTCCAGAAGAAGACCACCACTAAAACCACTAAAACTGTGACCACCAAGAAAACGGAACATGTGCAATCGTCCTCGGTGGACCAGTCTGCCGATGTGCAAGGCGCCATCGCACAAAAAGCCAACACCCTCTCAATTGTCAAGAAAGGTCAGTTTTTAAATGACGCGTACTTTGAGGACACCCGCCAAGACTTCCAGGACGCCATTCAAGATGTGCTAACAAAGTGGGGCGACAAGTCAAAGCCGACCAATGATATTAACAGTTACAGGGACCTCAGAACTCGGGACCTTCGTGATGAAAATCAGGCCATAAAATCATCCGAGGACCAGCGTTACCATAAGGTGAATAACCCTGGCCCGTGCGCACTGCTATACAGGCTTCATGCATTACCAACGGAAAAGGTTACGTATGTGAATTGTACAATGATAATTTTCCCAttccatctatttattattagaTCGTAGTGGACGTTCAGGACTTCATCAATGGAGGGGACGTGAGCGTGAAGACCCTCGATGAAGTGGAGATAGTGGTGGAGGGACGCGTCCAAAAGAAAGTAGGCAATACTACCTCCACTAAGAGCTTCAAGCGGACCTTCATTCTCCCCGACATTGTGCCCGAGTCCATCACTTCTGTGGTGTCTTCCGACGGTGTGCTTATCATCAAGGCTCTCAAAAAGGTTGGTTTCCTAACTGCTGTGTTTGGGACACTGGCTTGTCAGTACATCAATACACGTACATGATAATAACCTGAACAAGTTTAAACAGATGACCTAACCTTCCTTCATCCGGAGACATAAATGCTACCACTCAGTTCCATACatgtattgttattatgatcattatgatcattactattattaccagtattattattattattatgaggcgGGCGATGTTTATGGTCTTGTCATACCACAGGAATCAGAACAGGACGTGAGTGAGTCCGTCACTGTCCAGAAAAAAGTTGTGACGAAGCAACAGACTTCCACCTCCACTGTCGCGACAAGCGGCCAGCAGGATGTCAAGCAGATCGCTATCAATGTGCAGGAGACTCACCCCACTGTGACCAGTCCTCAGCctgaacagcagcaacagacgGTAACCGTGACCAAACAGGTTACGTCTACCACCAGCGACAAGGGCAGCAAGCCACTGCCGATCACAAAGAAGGGCGGCTTCTTTGAAGACACCTTCTTCGAGGATTGCCGCAAGCACTACCAGACGGCGGTGAAGCAAGTGTTGCAGAAGTTCAACGTGACTTCCGCTGGCACTGATGACATCACAACATACCGCAACTTGCGCCAGAAGGACCTTAGGGAGGAGAACCAAGTCGCGACCGTTGATGATGAGGAACAATTCCAAAAGGTCAGTATTCATGATGCTTCCACCACTTAAATACGCACGTAATTCCGTTATTACTttacttgctgctgctgctactggtgctaCTATTGTTATTCCTGCAGTCAATTACGTCTATTCTTGCTGTCTGTTCGTGCGGGGAATGATCATGAGACGAATCTAATAGAGACTTGTTAGAAAAGGGACaattttcactatcattatcattaccaagaGGTTAAGAACAGCAGAGATCCCACATACTTGGCGACCAAACTTGCCAAGATATTAAAGAAAGGCGTTCATGGTGAGGAATCAGTTGTAGTTGCCTCCTTCCATGTCTTAGAGATGTaggcttcaatttttttttcaatgaaaaTCTCAACCTATCTTGGAGTAAAGTTCACGACTTGTCTTTAGAACACTTCACATGACAAGTCTCGCATGCAAATCGGTATAATTTAAAAAAGAGACACCAAAAATGAAATGTTCATAcctatttatacatatatatatatgaaataaataaatacggaGAATATTGCACGTTAGAAATCAGTTTAATTCTAATACCGTGGCCATAACCTGTCTCATGGAATACTCTTTAAAGAACTCAAAGATACATCTAGAAAACGTTTCTTTCCAGATCATTGTGGACGTCAAAGATTTTATGAACGGCGGCGAAGTGACCGTGAAGACCGTGGATGACAGGGAGGTGGTCATCGAGGGTCGCGTCGAGAAGAAGGAGGGTAACAAGACTACCATCAAAAGCTTCTGCAAACGCTTCGTCCTGCCAGAAGACATCCTTGTAGAGTCCGTGACGTCTGTTGCATCATCTGATGGAGTGCTCACCATCACAGCGCCAAGGAAGgtaaggccagagagagagagagagagagagagagagagagagagagagagagagagagagagagagagagagagagagagagagagagagagagagagagagagagagagagagagagagagagtgggggggtggaggagaaacagagagagtgTTTCCATCTATTAACGTAAACTTGGTTTCAGCCTTCAGAAGGTAAAGACGTGAGCGATTCCGTCACTGTCCAGAAAACAGTTGTGACGAAGCAACAGACTTCCACCTCCACTGTCGCGACAAGCGGCCAGCAGGATGTCAAGCAGATCGCTATCAATGTGCAGGAGACTCACCCCACTGTGACCAGTCCTCAGCctgaacagcagcaacagacgGTAACCGTGACCAAACAGGTTACGTCTACCACCAGCGACAAGGGCAGCAAGCCACTGCCGATCACAAAGAAGGGCGGCTTCTTTGAAGACACCTTCTTCGAGGATTGCCGCAAGCACTACCAGACTGCGGTGAAGCAAGTGTTGCAGAAGTTCAACGTGACTTCCACTGGCACTGATGACATCACAACATACCGCAACTTGCGCCAGAAGGACCTTAGGGAGGAGAACCAAGTCGCGACCGTTGATGAAAGCACCGATGTTCACAAAGtaagtgacttttttttattaaatttatcAATAAGATCTTTTGCATGACTGGAATGAAAGCTTATTTCCATCACAACGCTTATTCCAGATCATTGTGGATGTGAAAGACTTTACGGACGGTGGCGAGGTGACTGTGAAGACCGTGGACGAGAGGGAGATAGTTATCGAGGGTCGCATcgagaagaaggaaggcaacAAGACCACCATCAAACGCTTCTGCAAACGCTTTATCTTGCCTGAGGACATCCTTGTGGAATCCGTGACGTCTGTGGTATCTTCTGATGGAGTGCTCACCATCACAGCAAGGAAGAAGGTGGACTTGCAAGCCCTGTATATACTCACAATGAGATTATAGTCATACAGATGTGTTTTCTAACAGTGACTAACAAGCCATTATTCACtataattcatttatttgttatttgttgttgtgatgatgataatgatgatgacgatgactatgatgatgatgatgataataataataataatagtaataataataataatgaaaataatgataataacaacaacaactataataataatgataataataataataatgataataatgataacaataacaataataatagtaacttattattattaatattattattattattattattattattattattattattattattattattaatattattactattattattactattattgttataattattattattgttattattattattattattattattattattattattattattattgttattattattattattattattattattattattattattattattattattattattattattattattattattattattattattattattattattattattattattattattattattattattattattattattattattattattattattattattattattattattattattattattattattattatataataataataataataataataattattattattattattattattattattattattattatcattatccttacTATTATAATAATTGTCATCATAACCATTTTGTAAATGCTGTCAAAAGTAAAAGCATGTCATTGTTACAGGTTGTTGACAGTGGAGCTGAGACGACACAAGTCATTCAGAAAAAGATTACTTCAACAGTACAAACCCAACAAGTGACGGACAAATCCTCAGAGgtgcaagagaaaaaagacactcAGCAGACTAAAGTCACAAAAATCAAGAAGACCAAAGTCGTcaccattacctccaccacTGTTCCCTTCTTTAATGACCCGACTTACATTGAGGATGTCAAGGACTTCCAAgaggccatcaccaccatcatcaagaaGATGAACTTAACAATCAAAGACACTGATACTTTCACTGCTTACAGAAACCGTCGCAAGATCAACCCTAGAAATGAAAATCAGGCCATTTCCGAAAAAGAAACCGACACCGTGAAAAAGGTGCGTCAAGTGATACTATACCGTTCCTGTGTGAGAAATCATTCATTCTGCAGGCTTTCACTTAGGTGTATTTGTTTTCTTGACGTTCCATGACACATTCTAAACCTTTCCATTATACAGCACGGCAACACGCACATGACTCTAACCTAGCATAGGACAGTTCTGTACAAAGATATCACCACTCATTAGAAAGTTTTTACAGGGTACAGATACAACACTCTTAGCATcttaaaacgtgtgtgtgtgtgtgtgtgtgtgtgtgtgtgtgtgtgtgtgtccatcccgTTCGGGATTTACGGGGCATGGTTCTAGCAGTCACCTGATGATCATATATGCCAATTAGAGAATGACGAATCATTTTATGATTTTATGTACATAAAATCAAACTCTCAAAATTGAACTTAAAGCATATAAACAATTCCAGATTATCATGGACGTATGTGACTTCATCGGCGGTGTGACAGTGAAGGTGGACGAACAGATACTGACAGTGGAAGGGAAAGGCAATAGACACACAGAGGGTGGTGGCGTCCAGACCTTCAGCTTCAACCGCCAGTTCATTCTGCCTGATGATGTGAATCCTGACGACATCACAGCCGTCATGACTCCTGAGGGAAtccttatcatcaccatcatcacgaaGCAAGCTGTCACCTCATCGATGgtcacaaagaaagaaactcacgtcaagaaggaaataacagaagtgaaggaagaacctAAGAAAGTCCCTACTGAGGACGTCACTCAGAAaacaaccacaactactacgAAGACCACCAGGACCGTCACCATTACTACCAAAGGTCCATTCTTCAACGACCCGACCTTCGTGGAGGACGTCAAGGACTTCCAGGAGGCCATCACCACAATTATCAAGAAGCTGAATTTGACTGTCACCGAGGATATTTTCACTGTCTACAGGAACTACCGCAAGAACAACCCAAAAATTGAAAATCAAGCCGTCTCGCAAAAAGACACAGACACCATTAAGAAGGTAAGACATTTTGCTAATCTACGGAACAGGAAGTATTATTCTGTAGAGGCGTTGACGTtaaaaagagatggaacagTTGCTACTTTGAAAATTAATAGACCTTCAATGCGCATAATGCATTGTATCTTCTATAAGATTAAAGATATCTGAAACTAAGTAAGCATTTCGTTTCTAAGAAAAAGTGCAAGAGAGCGGGTTTGAAGATTATATGAATCTAGTTGCCGATATAGTTTATCACCATATTTACTTTTGTGTTCATTCTTAAAGCATTCGCAGAATCTCACAAAATTATAAA
The sequence above is drawn from the Portunus trituberculatus isolate SZX2019 chromosome 41, ASM1759143v1, whole genome shotgun sequence genome and encodes:
- the LOC123516543 gene encoding uncharacterized protein LOC123516543 isoform X31 yields the protein MSSVQKKTTTKTTKTVTTKKTEHVQSSSVDQSADVQGAIAQKANTLSIVKKGQFLNDAYFEDTRQDFQDAIQDVLTKWGDKSKPTNDINSYRDLRTRDLRDENQAIKSSEDQRYHKIVVDVQDFINGGDVSVKTLDEVEIVVEGRVQKKVGNTTSTKSFKRTFILPDIVPESITSVVSSDGVLIIKALKKESEQDVSESVTVQKKVVTKQQTSTSTVATSGQQDVKQIAINVQETHPTVTSPQPEQQQQTVTVTKQVTSTTSDKGSKPLPITKKGGFFEDTFFEDCRKHYQTAVKQVLQKFNVTSAGTDDITTYRNLRQKDLREENQVATVDDEEQFQKIIVDVKDFMNGGEVTVKTVDDREVVIEGRVEKKEGNKTTIKSFCKRFVLPEDILVESVTSVASSDGVLTITAPRKPSEGKDVSDSVTVQKTVVTKQQTSTSTVATSGQQDVKQIAINVQETHPTVTSPQPEQQQQTVTVTKQVTSTTSDKGSKPLPITKKGGFFEDTFFEDCRKHYQTAVKQVLQKFNVTSTGTDDITTYRNLRQKDLREENQVATVDESTDVHKIIVDVKDFTDGGEVTVKTVDEREIVIEGRIEKKEGNKTTIKRFCKRFILPEDILVESVTSVVSSDGVLTITARKKVVDSGAETTQVIQKKITSTVQTQQVTDKSSEVQEKKDTQQTKVTKIKKTKVVTITSTTVPFFNDPTYIEDVKDFQEAITTIIKKMNLTIKDTDTFTAYRNRRKINPRNENQAISEKETDTVKKIIMDVCDFIGGVTVKVDEQILTVEGKGNRHTEGGGVQTFSFNRQFILPDDVNPDDITAVMTPEGILIITIITKQAVTSSMVTKKETHVKKEITEVKEEPKKVPTEDVTQKTTTTTTKTTRTVTITTKGPFFNDPTFVEDVKDFQEAITTIIKKLNLTVTEDIFTVYRNYRKNNPKIENQAVSQKDTDTIKKIVIDVCDFVGNVTVKVVDRELVIEGEGKRPTETGTTQTFKFNRRFSLPDDVTPDDITAVMSSEGVLVITIIRKIKVTQVKDTTETKKTTTSTTKTTRTVTITTTKTTFFNEPTFVEDVKDFQEAIMTIIKKLNLTVTETDVFTAYRNKRMINPRNENQAISEKETDTIKKIIMDVCDFIGCVTVKVDEQILTVEGKGNRHTEGGGVQTFSFNRQFILPDDVNPDDVTAVMTTEGILIITIIKRKTVTSSVVTKEQTQIKKEITEVEAKKTPTPEQPKKVPVEEPKKTPEEPKKAPEAPKAPEEPKKAPEAPKAPEEPKKAPEAPKAPEEPKKAPEAPKAPEEPKKAPEAPKAPEEPKKAPEAPKAPEEPKKAPEAPKAPEEPKKAPEEPKKAPEAPKAPEAPKAPEEPKKAPEAPKAPEAPKAPEAPKAPEEPKKAPEAPKAPEAPKAPEEPKKAPEAPKAPEEPKAHEASKAPEEPKKAPEASKAPEEPKKAPEAPTAPEEPKKAPETPKAPEEPKKAPEAPKAPEAPKAPEALKAPEEPKKAPEAPKAPEEPKKAPEAPKASEEAKKAPEAPKAPEAPKAPEAPKAPEEAKKVPEAPKAPEEPKEDVSKKTTTKTTTKTTRTVTITTKGSFFKDSTFVEDVKDFQEAITTIVKKLNLTVTEDVFTVYRNYRKNNPKNENQAVSQKDTDTTKKIVIDVCDFLENVTVKIVEHELVIEGEGKRPTETGAIQTFKFNRRFSLPEDVTPDDVTAVISSEGILIITIIRRIKITQTKKDTTDVQQKETKKVATTEEDVTKKTTTTTTKITKTVTITTKGPFFNDPSFVEDVKDFQEAITTIIKTLKLTATEGCFHRLQELPQEQPKERKPSCLTERYGHHQEDRD